Proteins found in one Deinococcus sp. YIM 134068 genomic segment:
- a CDS encoding glycosyltransferase family 2 protein: MTHLPRSNSPRTDSTPPFPDLPAREGGVGAVVVTYNRKALLEKCLRSLLAQTASLDRIYVVDNASTDGTPDIIPSDDRVTYLRLPQNLGGAYGFARGVELALKGDHTSLWLMDDDCLPEPEALAELLAYGNGVEVRCSAVLARDGRYDLYHRRRFDALRLKEDNLPAREYAVSGATVDLFTFVGPLIPTEVIRRAGLPVDNFFFAYDDFEYALRLRRLGVGARLVPSSRLWHHGSLSCPSPRGPYNPLKHYYNTRNQLLVYREYGTSAPWYVLRFAVKTAGAFIRLMQHRELSVNSARTAAQALYDALRGRAYVRPPPTAAGR; the protein is encoded by the coding sequence ATGACTCATCTTCCCCGTTCCAACTCCCCAAGGACCGACTCCACCCCTCCCTTCCCGGACCTCCCGGCACGAGAGGGGGGTGTCGGTGCCGTCGTCGTGACCTACAACCGCAAGGCCCTGCTGGAAAAGTGTCTGCGGAGCCTGCTCGCCCAGACGGCATCCCTCGACCGCATCTACGTGGTGGACAACGCCTCGACCGACGGCACACCGGACATCATTCCCAGCGACGACCGCGTGACCTACCTGCGGCTGCCGCAGAACCTGGGCGGAGCCTACGGCTTCGCGCGCGGGGTGGAACTGGCCCTGAAGGGCGATCACACCTCCCTGTGGTTGATGGACGACGACTGCCTGCCCGAGCCGGAGGCTCTGGCCGAGCTGCTGGCCTACGGGAACGGCGTGGAGGTCCGGTGCAGCGCCGTGCTGGCCCGCGATGGCCGCTACGACCTGTATCACCGCCGCCGTTTCGACGCCCTGCGGCTCAAGGAGGACAACCTCCCCGCGCGCGAGTACGCCGTGAGTGGTGCCACCGTGGACCTGTTCACCTTCGTGGGACCCCTGATCCCGACCGAGGTCATCCGGCGCGCGGGTCTGCCCGTGGATAACTTCTTTTTCGCCTACGACGACTTCGAGTACGCCCTGCGGCTGCGGCGTCTGGGTGTGGGGGCGCGGCTGGTGCCCTCAAGTCGGCTGTGGCACCACGGCAGCTTGTCGTGCCCGTCGCCGCGTGGCCCCTACAATCCCCTCAAGCACTACTACAACACCCGCAACCAACTGCTGGTGTACCGCGAGTACGGCACCTCCGCGCCCTGGTATGTCCTGCGGTTCGCGGTCAAGACGGCGGGCGCGTTCATCCGGTTGATGCAGCACCGCGAGTTGAGCGTGAACTCGGCCCGCACCGCCGCCCAGGCGCTCTACGACGCCCTGCGGGGCCGGGCCTACGTGCGACCGCCTCCAACTGCGGCGGGCCGTTAA
- a CDS encoding lipopolysaccharide biosynthesis protein, with amino-acid sequence MNNLRQKTFRAIQWSYVSFLTNLLLAPVFAAALARLLTREEFGLFAIGLSLYAVGQYLADFGIGAALVQKRDLTEEDIRAGFTSSLGLGLLATVLAWLAAPLAGRFFNNPDVVPLFRAFACLYVVASLAAVSTSLLRRALRFKPLVLADVSAYVIGQGVCGLGAAALGFGAYSLVISVGVQAVVQLAVSYAYGRHGFGLTFRPAAYRDLYAFGGRASLVSFLEFLSVNLDTFMIGRLYGAAALGLYNRGYNTVYAPMISLARSLTRVLAPSFSAVQHDRPRLRGAYLSGLLALSTVLFSAAAVVFVSAREIVLVLLGEPFLDAVPIVRMMALFIPFPVLSNLSAVLAEATAHLGAKLALQSVYLLGLAAAFWGVYRLGWGVVAFAGVLVVMGACRSAAYAVLARRILGGGGREIGRAYGLGLACGLSVGAVTFAAVSLLHAAGVSPWLIFVLEGLLGAALLLVLALFGPSPELRRYARPLARRAQDKVRGWLGAIGLPEKRV; translated from the coding sequence GTGAACAACCTGCGGCAGAAGACCTTCCGGGCCATTCAATGGAGCTACGTCTCCTTCCTCACGAACCTGCTGCTCGCGCCCGTGTTCGCGGCGGCGCTCGCCCGGCTGCTCACGCGGGAGGAGTTCGGGCTGTTCGCCATCGGCCTGAGCCTGTACGCGGTGGGCCAGTACCTTGCGGACTTCGGGATCGGGGCGGCGCTCGTGCAGAAGCGCGACCTCACCGAGGAGGACATCCGGGCGGGCTTCACGTCCTCGCTGGGGTTGGGACTCCTCGCCACCGTTCTGGCCTGGCTCGCCGCGCCGCTCGCCGGGCGCTTTTTCAACAACCCCGACGTCGTGCCGCTGTTCCGGGCCTTCGCGTGCCTGTACGTCGTCGCGTCGCTGGCGGCGGTCTCGACCAGCCTGCTGCGGCGTGCCCTGCGCTTCAAGCCGCTCGTGTTGGCCGACGTGAGCGCCTACGTGATCGGGCAGGGCGTTTGCGGCCTGGGCGCGGCGGCCCTGGGCTTCGGGGCCTACAGCCTGGTGATCAGCGTCGGCGTGCAGGCCGTGGTCCAGCTCGCCGTCAGCTACGCCTACGGGCGGCACGGCTTCGGCCTCACCTTCCGCCCCGCCGCCTACCGCGACCTGTACGCCTTCGGGGGGCGCGCCTCGCTCGTGAGCTTCCTCGAGTTCCTCAGTGTCAACCTCGACACCTTCATGATCGGGCGGCTGTACGGGGCCGCCGCCCTGGGACTGTACAACCGGGGCTACAACACCGTCTACGCCCCGATGATCTCGCTGGCGCGCAGCCTGACGCGGGTGCTCGCCCCGTCCTTCAGCGCGGTTCAGCACGACCGGCCCCGCCTGCGCGGCGCGTACCTCTCGGGGCTGCTGGCGCTCTCCACGGTCCTCTTCAGCGCGGCGGCGGTCGTATTCGTCTCGGCGCGGGAGATCGTCCTCGTGCTGCTGGGCGAGCCGTTTCTCGACGCCGTGCCCATCGTGCGGATGATGGCGCTGTTCATCCCCTTCCCGGTCCTGAGCAACCTCTCGGCGGTCCTCGCCGAGGCGACCGCGCACCTCGGTGCCAAGCTCGCCCTTCAGAGCGTCTACCTGCTGGGGCTGGCGGCGGCCTTCTGGGGCGTGTACCGGCTCGGGTGGGGCGTCGTCGCCTTCGCGGGGGTGCTGGTGGTGATGGGGGCCTGCCGCAGCGCCGCGTATGCCGTGCTCGCCCGGCGCATTCTCGGGGGCGGCGGGCGGGAGATCGGGCGGGCCTACGGCCTGGGGCTGGCGTGCGGCCTGAGCGTGGGTGCCGTGACGTTCGCCGCCGTGTCCCTGCTCCACGCGGCGGGCGTGTCCCCCTGGCTGATCTTCGTGCTGGAGGGGCTGCTTGGCGCGGCGCTGCTCCTCGTGCTGGCGCTGTTCGGTCCCTCCCCCGAGTTACGACGTTACGCCCGCCCGCTCGCCCGCCGGGCACAGGACAAAGTGCGCGGGTGGCTGGGTGCCATCGGCCTCCCCGAGAAGCGGGTGTGA
- a CDS encoding glycosyltransferase: MTRNIVIYHEDLLAYSETFILNQGEALRQFRPYYVGTRRVDGIPTPPERTIVLNDRPLTGRLAELWYKATGLAPHLDRRLRELRPGLIHAHFGSNGVMALPLVRRLRLPLIVTFHGFDATTRDELLLASDSLRNRRLVTRRPQLIASGALLIAVSEHIRRQLLDRGYPPHRVVTHYNGIDTRAFTPAPEMPRENLVLFVGRFVEKKGTEYLLRAMRAVRERVPDARLVLVGDGPLRGELEGLARELGLGPGPDVRFVGRQTPQEVRAWMAAARVFCLPSVTARSGDTEGLPTVLLEALAMGVPTVTTRSAGNPEAVTDGETGLVVPERDAAGLAHALTRLLLDPALRGSLSAAALNDVRARFDAGQQARGLEALYIRAVERAASAGEGAQRPARDAEALDPT, encoded by the coding sequence ATGACGCGCAACATCGTGATCTACCACGAGGACCTCCTCGCCTACTCCGAGACCTTCATCCTCAACCAGGGCGAGGCATTGCGGCAGTTCAGGCCCTACTACGTCGGCACGCGCCGGGTGGACGGCATCCCCACGCCGCCGGAGCGCACCATCGTCCTCAACGACCGCCCCCTCACCGGACGCCTCGCCGAGCTGTGGTACAAGGCGACCGGCCTCGCGCCCCACCTCGACCGACGCCTGCGCGAGCTGCGGCCAGGGCTGATCCACGCGCACTTCGGCTCCAACGGGGTGATGGCTCTGCCGCTGGTCCGCCGTCTGCGCCTGCCGCTGATCGTGACCTTCCACGGCTTCGACGCCACCACCCGCGACGAACTCCTCCTCGCCTCGGACTCGCTCCGGAACCGCCGCCTCGTCACCCGGCGCCCGCAACTGATCGCGTCGGGGGCGCTGCTCATCGCCGTGTCCGAGCATATCCGGCGGCAACTGCTGGACCGGGGCTACCCACCGCACCGGGTCGTCACGCACTACAACGGCATCGACACACGGGCCTTCACACCCGCCCCGGAGATGCCGCGTGAGAACCTCGTGCTGTTCGTGGGCCGCTTCGTGGAGAAGAAGGGCACCGAGTACCTGCTGCGCGCGATGCGGGCGGTGCGGGAGCGGGTGCCCGACGCGCGGCTGGTGCTCGTCGGGGACGGACCGCTGCGCGGCGAACTGGAGGGGCTGGCGCGCGAGCTGGGACTGGGGCCGGGGCCGGACGTGCGTTTCGTGGGCCGGCAGACGCCGCAGGAGGTGCGGGCCTGGATGGCGGCGGCGCGGGTGTTCTGCCTGCCCAGCGTGACGGCCCGCAGCGGCGACACCGAGGGGCTGCCCACCGTGCTGCTGGAGGCGCTGGCGATGGGGGTGCCCACCGTGACGACACGCAGCGCGGGCAACCCCGAGGCGGTCACGGACGGCGAGACCGGGCTGGTGGTGCCCGAGCGCGACGCGGCGGGGCTGGCCCACGCCCTGACGCGGCTGCTGCTCGACCCGGCACTGCGCGGGAGCCTGAGCGCGGCGGCCCTGAACGACGTGCGGGCGCGCTTCGATGCCGGGCAACAGGCGCGGGGGCTGGAGGCGCTCTACATCCGGGCGGTGGAGCGCGCCGCCAGCGCCGGTGAGGGTGCCCAGCGCCCCGCCCGCGACGCCGAGGCGCTGGACCCCACATGA
- a CDS encoding UDP-glucuronic acid decarboxylase family protein — protein sequence MTRVLVTGSAGFVGSHLVERLLGDGHHVVGVDNYLSGQRGNTELFLGHPRFTFIEADVSLGLPYAGERLDWVLHFASPASPPHYQQFPVETLMVGAQGTQNALDLALGHGARFMVASTSEVYGDPQVHPQPEDYWGHVNPNGVRSCYDEAKRYAEAVTMAYHRHHGLDTRIIRIFNTYGPRMRADDGRVVTNFVHQALRGEALTVYGDGSQTRSFQYVDDLVEGIVRLMGVTYHGPVNLGNPDEFTVLEFARLVRDRVGPGLEIVHLEAAQDDPQQRRPDITLARELLGWAPRVPLREGLEATVAAFREAGPPRGPRADGVWAAT from the coding sequence ATGACGCGCGTGCTCGTCACGGGCAGCGCGGGCTTCGTCGGCTCACACCTCGTCGAGCGCCTCCTCGGGGACGGGCACCACGTCGTCGGCGTGGACAACTACCTCAGCGGCCAGCGGGGCAACACGGAGCTGTTTCTCGGGCATCCCCGCTTCACGTTCATCGAGGCCGACGTCAGCCTGGGACTCCCCTACGCGGGCGAGCGCCTGGACTGGGTGCTGCACTTCGCCTCGCCCGCCAGCCCGCCGCACTACCAGCAGTTCCCGGTCGAGACGCTGATGGTCGGCGCGCAGGGGACGCAGAACGCGCTGGACCTCGCCCTGGGGCACGGCGCGCGCTTCATGGTCGCCTCCACCTCGGAGGTGTACGGCGACCCCCAGGTCCACCCCCAGCCCGAGGACTACTGGGGCCACGTTAACCCTAACGGGGTGCGGAGCTGCTACGACGAGGCCAAGCGCTACGCCGAGGCCGTGACGATGGCGTACCACCGCCACCACGGGCTGGACACGCGGATCATCCGCATCTTCAACACCTACGGCCCCCGGATGCGCGCCGACGACGGACGGGTGGTGACGAACTTCGTGCATCAGGCGCTGCGGGGCGAGGCGCTGACGGTGTACGGGGACGGCTCGCAGACGCGCTCCTTCCAGTACGTGGACGACCTCGTGGAGGGCATCGTGCGGCTGATGGGGGTGACGTACCACGGGCCGGTGAACCTGGGCAACCCCGACGAGTTCACGGTGCTGGAGTTCGCCCGGCTGGTCCGCGACCGCGTTGGTCCGGGGCTGGAGATCGTCCACCTGGAGGCGGCGCAGGACGACCCGCAGCAGCGGCGGCCCGACATCACGCTGGCGCGCGAGCTGCTGGGCTGGGCACCGCGCGTGCCGCTCCGGGAGGGACTGGAGGCGACGGTCGCCGCCTTCCGGGAGGCGGGGCCGCCGCGTGGCCCCCGGGCGGACGGCGTCTGGGCCGCGACCTGA
- a CDS encoding UDP-glucose dehydrogenase family protein, whose translation MRSTQTMPEALPERLQDGLRVAVVGTGYVGMGTAVMLAYLGHDVVGVDIDERKVEMLGRGELPIYEPGLDALLVASQPRLRWTSDYASAIPDADVIFICVGTPPLPGGQPNLRYVADAAQSVARHLNGKLQVVVNKSTVPVGTGDWVSRLLEEHAVGYHTNRYAVVSNPEFLREGTALHDSLYPDRIVLGSGHAEGIARLAQLYAPLLEQSFAPPLCAPRPAGYTRPELVTTSLSSAEMIKYAANAFLALKISFANEIAGLCEHVDADIAEVTHGIGFDRRIGHRFLAAGAGWGGSCFGKDTSALISTGSEYGYDMPILDAAVRVNRRQRHLVITKLQRHLHRLQGKRVAVLGLAFKPNTDDLRDAPAHDCIERLTALGAKVVAHDPVALPAARREWTHLQYEEADSVEAALRGADAVLVMTEWDEYRDLDWETALRGMRNRLVIDTRNVLRRWPEHSTVEQIGRRVRLAGGVPA comes from the coding sequence ATGCGAAGCACACAGACGATGCCGGAAGCGTTGCCGGAGAGGTTGCAGGACGGATTGCGGGTGGCGGTGGTGGGCACCGGGTACGTGGGGATGGGCACCGCCGTCATGCTGGCGTACCTCGGCCACGACGTGGTGGGCGTGGACATCGACGAGCGCAAGGTCGAGATGCTGGGCCGGGGCGAACTGCCCATCTACGAGCCGGGCCTCGACGCGCTGCTCGTCGCCAGCCAGCCCCGCTTGCGCTGGACGAGCGACTACGCCTCGGCGATCCCCGACGCGGACGTGATCTTCATCTGCGTGGGGACGCCCCCCCTGCCCGGCGGGCAGCCCAACCTGCGCTACGTGGCGGACGCGGCGCAGAGCGTGGCGCGGCACCTCAACGGCAAGTTGCAGGTCGTGGTGAACAAGAGCACCGTGCCCGTGGGCACCGGCGATTGGGTCTCGCGCCTGCTGGAGGAACACGCCGTCGGCTACCACACCAACCGCTACGCGGTGGTCAGCAATCCCGAGTTCCTGCGCGAGGGCACGGCCCTGCACGACAGCCTCTACCCCGACCGCATCGTGCTGGGAAGCGGGCACGCGGAGGGCATCGCCCGCCTCGCGCAGCTCTACGCGCCGCTGCTGGAGCAGAGCTTCGCGCCGCCCCTGTGCGCGCCGCGCCCGGCGGGCTACACCCGGCCCGAACTCGTGACGACCAGCCTGAGCAGCGCCGAGATGATCAAGTACGCGGCGAACGCCTTCCTCGCCCTCAAGATCAGCTTCGCCAACGAGATCGCGGGCCTGTGCGAGCACGTGGACGCCGACATCGCGGAGGTCACGCACGGCATCGGCTTCGACCGCCGGATCGGCCACCGCTTCCTCGCCGCCGGGGCCGGGTGGGGCGGAAGCTGCTTCGGCAAGGACACCTCGGCCCTGATCAGCACCGGAAGCGAGTACGGCTACGACATGCCCATCCTGGACGCCGCCGTGCGGGTCAACCGCCGCCAGCGCCACCTCGTCATCACGAAGCTCCAGCGCCACCTGCACCGCCTTCAGGGCAAACGGGTCGCCGTGCTGGGGCTGGCCTTCAAGCCCAACACCGACGACCTGCGCGACGCGCCCGCCCACGACTGCATCGAGCGTCTGACGGCCCTGGGCGCGAAGGTGGTCGCCCACGATCCGGTGGCGCTGCCCGCCGCCCGGCGCGAGTGGACCCACCTCCAGTACGAGGAGGCGGACAGTGTGGAGGCGGCCCTGCGCGGCGCGGACGCCGTACTCGTGATGACCGAGTGGGACGAGTACCGGGACCTCGACTGGGAGACGGCCCTGCGCGGGATGCGCAATCGGCTGGTGATCGACACCCGCAACGTCCTGCGGCGCTGGCCCGAGCACAGCACCGTCGAGCAGATCGGGCGCCGCGTGCGCCTCGCGGGTGGAGTGCCCGCATGA
- a CDS encoding NAD-dependent epimerase/dehydratase family protein, translating into MSLRPDARILVLYPPGALGRALVDRLTWAGHAQLTVARGLDLREKEAVLALFEAELPDLVFLMPAKVCGPFDLQPAQWLHDNLTSAANVIHAAYLYDVEKLLCVDGGATFMDPVALPPAAGQWAAEFLGEVWRADAVTRGAVTELCDSYRLQYGCNFVSAVAGHVYGPGVNFDGPGHPLVPTLLREVRRARDGGAPELRLLGHAGARADLLHLHDLTDACLFLMEQVSESGPVAVGAGPGLPPTLAEVADLVRADAGYGGAVTFGGVTSGGQTLPGAGRPPLGEGPLHRAGWRATVPLPDGLRETWRWYAGQTAAP; encoded by the coding sequence GTGAGCCTGCGCCCGGACGCCAGGATTCTCGTCCTGTACCCGCCGGGGGCGCTGGGAAGGGCGCTCGTGGACCGGCTGACATGGGCGGGGCACGCCCAGCTCACCGTGGCGCGGGGGCTGGACCTGCGGGAGAAGGAGGCGGTCCTCGCCCTGTTCGAGGCCGAGTTGCCCGACCTCGTGTTTCTCATGCCGGCGAAGGTGTGCGGTCCCTTCGACCTGCAACCCGCCCAGTGGCTCCACGACAACCTGACGAGCGCGGCGAACGTGATCCACGCGGCGTACCTGTACGACGTGGAGAAGCTGCTGTGCGTCGACGGGGGGGCCACCTTCATGGACCCCGTGGCGCTGCCGCCCGCCGCCGGGCAGTGGGCCGCCGAGTTCCTGGGGGAGGTGTGGCGGGCGGACGCGGTGACGCGTGGTGCCGTCACCGAGCTGTGTGACAGCTACCGCCTCCAGTACGGCTGCAACTTCGTCAGCGCCGTGGCCGGGCACGTCTACGGGCCGGGGGTGAACTTCGACGGGCCGGGCCACCCCCTCGTGCCCACCCTGCTGCGGGAGGTGCGCCGGGCGCGGGACGGCGGGGCACCGGAGCTGCGGCTGCTCGGCCACGCCGGGGCCAGAGCCGACCTGCTGCACCTGCACGACCTCACCGACGCCTGCCTGTTCCTGATGGAGCAGGTCTCGGAGTCGGGGCCGGTCGCCGTGGGGGCGGGTCCGGGTCTCCCCCCCACCCTCGCCGAGGTGGCCGACCTCGTGCGGGCCGACGCCGGGTACGGGGGCGCGGTGACGTTCGGGGGCGTGACGTCCGGCGGCCAGACCCTGCCGGGGGCGGGGCGTCCCCCCCTCGGCGAGGGGCCGCTGCACCGGGCGGGCTGGCGGGCCACCGTGCCGCTCCCGGACGGGCTGCGCGAGACCTGGCGCTGGTACGCGGGGCAGACCGCCGCGCCCTGA
- a CDS encoding WecB/TagA/CpsF family glycosyltransferase: MINLGAHSVLGVRVHAVDYDHAVATILAAARERRPLAVSALAVHGVMTGFTDPEHARRLNGLDLVVPDGQPVRWALRLLHGRALPDRVYGPELTLRTARALAGEGLSVYLYGSTPAVLERFADNLRAQFPGLRVAGMEASRFRSTSPEEQGEIARRIRESGASAVFVGLGCPRQEAWAFEYRDLVGLPILAVGAAFDFHAGTLAQAPRRMQNLGLEWLFRLVQEPKRLWRRYVLLNPLFTLNLLLQAARVRSFPVALPDGSERPLRYG; this comes from the coding sequence ATGATCAACCTCGGCGCGCATTCCGTCCTCGGCGTCAGGGTTCATGCCGTGGACTACGACCACGCCGTCGCCACGATCCTCGCCGCCGCGCGGGAACGGCGGCCCCTCGCGGTGAGTGCCCTGGCCGTCCACGGGGTGATGACGGGCTTCACCGACCCCGAACACGCCCGGCGGCTCAACGGGCTGGACCTCGTGGTGCCCGACGGCCAGCCCGTGCGCTGGGCGCTGCGGCTCCTCCACGGACGTGCCCTGCCCGACCGGGTGTACGGCCCCGAACTCACCCTGCGGACGGCGCGGGCGCTCGCGGGGGAGGGCCTCTCCGTGTATCTGTACGGCAGCACCCCGGCGGTGCTGGAGAGGTTCGCGGACAACCTGCGGGCGCAGTTTCCGGGGCTGCGGGTGGCGGGGATGGAGGCCTCGCGCTTCCGGTCCACCTCCCCGGAGGAGCAGGGGGAGATCGCCCGCCGCATCCGCGAGTCGGGGGCGAGCGCCGTCTTCGTGGGGCTGGGCTGTCCCCGGCAGGAGGCCTGGGCCTTCGAGTACCGGGACCTCGTGGGGCTGCCGATCCTCGCGGTGGGGGCGGCCTTCGACTTCCACGCGGGCACGCTCGCGCAGGCCCCCAGGCGGATGCAGAACCTCGGGCTGGAGTGGCTCTTCCGGCTCGTGCAGGAGCCGAAACGGCTGTGGCGGCGCTACGTGCTGCTCAACCCCCTCTTCACCCTGAACCTGCTGCTTCAGGCGGCGCGGGTGCGCTCCTTTCCGGTCGCCCTGCCCGACGGCAGCGAGCGGCCCCTGCGGTACGGCTAG